In candidate division KSB1 bacterium, a single genomic region encodes these proteins:
- a CDS encoding 2-oxoacid:acceptor oxidoreductase family protein, giving the protein MAETVLRKSTSFYDVYERKPGAIKYQTHYCPGCGHGVLHKLIAEALDDLGIRDRTILISPVGCSVFAYYYFRCGNIQVAHGRAPAVATGIKRALPHSIVISYQGDGDLAAIGGNNILHAANRGERITVFFVNNAIYGMTGGQMAPTTLLGQKTTTTPFGRRAELEGPPLRVCELLASLEAPVYIERVALTTPKNIAKARKAVRKALSVQMQDLGFSLVEVLSACPSGWKMTPVDSIRWIDEVMTRYFPLGVFRDKTAEAQPMPLPRIRYDLESLAEKLELPTDERPGPALAPPKPEPRFADPRIKIAGFGGQGILLLGLALAEAGMEAGYQVSWLPSYGPEMRGGTANCHVILSSRRIGSPLVSRPSVLIAMNRPSLDRFEPEVEGGGLVMYDSSLIDRPVMRKDVEALAVPATAMADELGNTRAANMVMLGAYVAHTGVVGREHVVQILPKVIKRKQLIELNERAIAKGWEYALTLQSAVAT; this is encoded by the coding sequence ATGGCGGAAACGGTGCTGCGAAAGTCGACTTCGTTCTACGACGTGTACGAGCGGAAACCCGGGGCCATCAAATACCAGACCCACTACTGCCCCGGTTGCGGTCACGGCGTTCTTCACAAGCTCATCGCCGAGGCGCTGGACGATCTGGGGATCCGCGACCGGACTATTCTGATCAGCCCGGTGGGGTGCAGCGTATTTGCGTACTATTACTTCCGCTGCGGAAACATTCAGGTGGCCCACGGACGGGCCCCGGCGGTAGCGACCGGGATCAAGCGCGCTCTTCCCCACAGCATCGTGATCAGCTATCAAGGCGACGGAGACCTGGCCGCCATCGGCGGCAACAACATCCTGCACGCCGCTAACCGCGGCGAGCGAATCACGGTCTTCTTTGTGAACAATGCCATCTACGGAATGACGGGTGGTCAGATGGCTCCTACCACGTTGCTGGGCCAGAAGACCACGACCACGCCGTTCGGCCGGCGCGCGGAGTTGGAAGGCCCGCCCCTGCGGGTGTGTGAGCTGCTGGCTTCGTTGGAAGCGCCTGTATACATCGAACGCGTGGCTTTGACCACGCCCAAGAATATCGCCAAGGCGCGAAAGGCGGTGCGGAAGGCGCTGAGCGTGCAGATGCAGGACTTGGGCTTCTCGCTGGTGGAGGTGCTGAGCGCTTGCCCCTCCGGCTGGAAGATGACGCCCGTGGACTCGATCCGCTGGATCGACGAGGTAATGACAAGGTACTTCCCGCTTGGGGTTTTCCGGGACAAGACGGCCGAGGCCCAGCCGATGCCCCTGCCCCGCATTCGCTACGACCTGGAATCGTTGGCCGAGAAGCTGGAACTCCCGACAGACGAGAGACCGGGACCAGCGCTGGCGCCGCCCAAACCGGAGCCGAGGTTCGCGGACCCCAGGATTAAGATCGCGGGATTTGGCGGGCAAGGAATCCTGCTCCTGGGTCTGGCCCTTGCAGAGGCAGGGATGGAAGCCGGCTACCAGGTGAGCTGGCTACCGTCCTACGGCCCGGAAATGCGCGGCGGCACAGCCAATTGCCACGTGATCCTGAGCTCGCGTCGGATCGGCTCGCCTCTGGTCAGTAGACCCTCGGTCCTGATCGCCATGAATCGGCCCTCCTTGGATCGCTTCGAACCGGAGGTCGAGGGAGGAGGACTGGTGATGTACGACTCGTCCCTAATTGACCGGCCGGTGATGCGAAAGGACGTCGAAGCCCTCGCTGTGCCCGCCACTGCCATGGCCGACGAGCTGGGGAACACGCGCGCCGCCAACATGGTGATGCTGGGCGCCTATGTGGCCCACACGGGCGTGGTGGGACGAGAGCATGTCGTGCAGATTTTGCCCAAGGTGATCAAACGCAAGCAGCTGATCGAGCTCAATGAGCGTGCCATCGCCAAGGGTTGGGAATACGCCCTGACTCTGCAAAGTGCCGTGGCTACGTGA
- a CDS encoding TIGR03960 family B12-binding radical SAM protein, protein MQIDRGKLERILPLVSKPGRYVGGEPNAIVKDDAAVDLRVALVFPDVYEVGMSYLGYQILYHILNREEWIAAERVYAPWVDMEARMRQEGIPLYSLETKRPLAQFEVIGFTLQYELHYTNILNLLDLAGIPLRSAERRGLFPLVIGGGPNAFHPEPLAPFFDLFLIGDAEESFLEVLRLVRIAKHEDYSREVLLKELAGVPGVYVPSLYEEIRGPDGGFRSLEPIEEGVPPVIQARQVRRLEPEFYPDAPVVPLIEATHDRLSVEIMRGCTRGCRFCNAGILYRPVRERPVPEVAEHIRRALDNTGYEEVSLVSLSTSDYSGLPKLLAIISPTLRDRMVNLSFPSLRPETFTPEIAAYARDVRKSGLTFAPEAGTERLRSVINKLNTNEDLLRAVDLAFAEGWDLVKLYFMIGLPTETPEDLQGIVDLIGEVVRLGRKHGGNRRVHVSISPFVPKPHTPFQWERQLSLEETRERIRFLLEHVRWPSVKLSWREAEVCQVEGLLARGDRRVAEVIEAAWRRGATHDAWSECFRYERWAEAVAACGLSFEEYTRARKVREPLPWQHISKGVSRRFLERERARALRGESTPDCKDGLCNACGLMEEPVCREIIARSKARRGIAVAPVQLESGPGSVGAAGLAMQYGRDRRRVRDVVPPTPTVYRIHYARGEALRFVSHRDVIRAFERAFRRAGLPLAYSQGFNPRPKISCGPALPLGVTSDAEYLDVTVESRPAGDLASRIRPFLPAGLEIRQITRIAGRQASLSALVNRLTYEVTLDPPMDPQGLSQQILSFLARKEIIVQRKRTGGGEEEEAKEVDIRPFVESIQTLEKGKKLRIVLKVREGRTARVHEVLQELLGQDAHEVLRHRIHRTGIFVAQGHRLLSPMEL, encoded by the coding sequence ATGCAGATAGACCGGGGAAAACTTGAACGGATCCTGCCGCTGGTGTCAAAGCCCGGACGTTACGTGGGCGGAGAGCCGAACGCGATCGTCAAGGACGACGCGGCCGTCGATCTGCGTGTCGCCCTCGTCTTCCCGGATGTGTACGAAGTGGGAATGTCCTACCTTGGTTACCAGATTCTGTACCATATCCTGAACCGGGAGGAGTGGATTGCCGCCGAACGGGTGTACGCTCCCTGGGTCGACATGGAAGCCCGGATGCGCCAGGAGGGGATCCCTCTGTACTCCCTTGAGACGAAGCGACCTCTGGCGCAGTTCGAGGTCATCGGCTTCACCCTTCAGTACGAGCTCCACTATACCAACATCCTGAACCTCCTCGACCTGGCAGGAATCCCTCTGCGGTCGGCGGAAAGGCGCGGGCTGTTCCCGCTCGTGATCGGTGGCGGGCCGAATGCCTTCCACCCCGAACCGCTGGCGCCATTCTTCGACCTTTTCCTGATCGGGGATGCGGAGGAGAGTTTTCTCGAGGTCCTGCGGCTTGTGCGTATCGCGAAGCACGAGGACTACAGCCGTGAGGTGCTTCTGAAGGAGCTCGCCGGTGTACCCGGGGTCTACGTCCCCAGCCTTTACGAAGAGATTCGCGGTCCAGACGGCGGCTTTCGATCCCTGGAGCCGATTGAGGAGGGCGTGCCGCCGGTCATCCAGGCAAGACAGGTGCGCAGGTTGGAACCGGAGTTTTACCCGGACGCGCCTGTGGTGCCCCTCATTGAGGCTACGCACGATCGGCTTTCGGTAGAGATCATGCGGGGGTGCACGCGCGGGTGTCGGTTCTGCAACGCGGGGATCCTCTACCGTCCGGTGCGGGAGCGACCTGTCCCGGAAGTGGCCGAGCACATTCGGCGCGCTCTCGACAACACCGGCTACGAGGAGGTGTCCCTGGTCTCGCTGAGCACTTCGGACTACAGCGGCCTGCCAAAGCTGTTGGCGATTATCAGCCCTACGCTGCGGGACAGGATGGTGAACCTGTCTTTCCCCTCTCTGCGGCCCGAGACGTTTACCCCGGAAATCGCCGCCTACGCGCGCGACGTGCGCAAGTCCGGGCTCACCTTCGCCCCGGAGGCCGGTACCGAGCGCCTGCGCTCGGTCATCAATAAGCTAAATACCAATGAGGACCTGCTGCGGGCGGTGGACCTGGCTTTCGCCGAAGGGTGGGATCTGGTCAAGCTCTACTTCATGATCGGGCTTCCCACCGAGACGCCGGAGGACCTGCAAGGGATCGTGGATCTGATCGGCGAGGTTGTGCGCCTGGGTAGGAAGCATGGTGGAAACCGCAGGGTGCACGTCTCGATCTCGCCATTTGTACCGAAGCCCCACACTCCGTTTCAGTGGGAGCGCCAGCTAAGCCTGGAGGAGACACGGGAAAGGATCCGGTTCCTTCTGGAGCACGTCCGTTGGCCCTCGGTGAAACTTAGCTGGCGGGAGGCCGAGGTGTGCCAGGTGGAAGGCCTCCTTGCACGCGGCGACCGGAGGGTGGCGGAGGTGATTGAGGCCGCCTGGCGCCGAGGCGCTACCCACGACGCGTGGTCTGAATGTTTCCGGTACGAGCGCTGGGCGGAAGCGGTAGCTGCATGCGGGCTCAGCTTTGAAGAGTACACAAGGGCCCGCAAAGTGCGCGAGCCTCTTCCCTGGCAGCACATCAGCAAAGGGGTGAGCCGGCGCTTCCTGGAAAGAGAGCGCGCAAGGGCATTGCGCGGGGAATCCACGCCGGACTGCAAGGATGGTCTGTGCAACGCCTGCGGCTTGATGGAAGAACCGGTCTGTCGCGAAATCATCGCGCGTAGCAAAGCCAGGCGCGGCATTGCGGTTGCCCCGGTGCAGCTCGAATCCGGCCCTGGGAGCGTGGGCGCTGCCGGCCTCGCCATGCAGTACGGCCGCGATCGGCGCAGGGTGAGGGATGTCGTCCCTCCGACCCCGACGGTGTACCGGATCCACTACGCGCGGGGCGAGGCCCTTCGCTTCGTAAGCCACCGGGATGTGATCCGCGCTTTCGAGCGAGCATTTCGGCGCGCGGGCCTCCCCCTGGCCTACAGCCAGGGGTTCAATCCTCGCCCCAAGATCAGTTGCGGACCGGCTTTGCCGCTCGGTGTCACAAGCGATGCCGAATACCTGGACGTCACCGTGGAGTCCAGGCCCGCGGGAGACCTGGCCAGCCGGATTCGGCCGTTCTTGCCCGCGGGTCTCGAGATCCGACAGATAACCCGCATCGCGGGCAGGCAGGCTTCGCTCAGCGCCCTCGTGAATCGCTTGACCTACGAAGTGACTCTGGATCCGCCCATGGACCCACAGGGGCTGAGCCAGCAGATCCTGTCTTTCTTGGCGAGGAAGGAGATTATTGTGCAAAGGAAGCGGACCGGAGGGGGGGAGGAAGAAGAGGCCAAAGAAGTCGATATCCGGCCCTTTGTGGAATCGATCCAGACCCTGGAGAAAGGGAAGAAGCTGAGGATCGTGCTGAAGGTGCGAGAGGGGCGCACGGCCCGTGTGCACGAGGTGCTGCAGGAGCTTCTGGGACAGGACGCGCACGAGGTTCTGCGGCACCGAATCCATCGCACCGGGATCTTCGTAGCGCAGGGACATCGTTTGCTGAGCCCGATGGAGTTGTGA
- a CDS encoding Rne/Rng family ribonuclease gives MGAEEKAKTRRTHRARGRPAPPEPARREIIINATIGETRIAILEDGRLVEFYVERPEHERMLGNIYLARVRKTVKGMQAAFLDIGEAQDAFLPYADMGDLIRLYTHVDQIQPDEHGIRKELVGKETLRPGDTVLVQVTKEPLGTKGARVSTRISIPGRFVVLIPDENIVGVSKKIVDEVEKRRLRRLAKALKPEDCGIIIRTVAAGKPEPVLRADLENLLQMWDRIQKRAQKEKAPCLLYKDVGMTSSVVRDLFTPDVTRLVVDSKKLAKDITSYAKEVAPELTDRIELYQGKTPIFDAYDVERQLDRALSRKVWLKSGGYLIIDQTEALVAIDVNSGKFLSRADQEQTNLKINLEAAREIARQLRLRDLGGLIIIDFIDMREQANRRRVFEELKRELSRDRAQYNILPMSKFGIVELTRERVRPSLVFALSEPCPVCGGSGRLVSKTTLVTKIERWIKAFRAESKERSVELHVHPEMAKYLTSGLRSRIRRMMWKFLMKIDVVEDESLALDEFRFISKKTGEDITVAYE, from the coding sequence TTGGGCGCCGAAGAGAAAGCGAAAACGAGGAGAACACATAGGGCGCGGGGGAGGCCAGCGCCGCCTGAGCCTGCGCGCCGCGAGATCATCATCAACGCCACGATCGGCGAAACCCGGATTGCCATCCTCGAGGACGGCCGCCTGGTGGAATTTTACGTGGAGCGGCCGGAGCACGAGCGAATGCTCGGCAACATCTACCTGGCGCGGGTGCGGAAGACGGTGAAGGGCATGCAGGCTGCGTTTCTCGACATCGGCGAAGCGCAGGATGCCTTTCTCCCCTACGCGGATATGGGGGATCTGATCCGGCTCTACACGCACGTCGATCAGATCCAGCCCGACGAGCACGGGATCCGGAAGGAGCTTGTCGGAAAGGAGACGCTCCGCCCCGGCGACACCGTCCTGGTTCAGGTGACCAAGGAGCCGCTTGGGACGAAAGGGGCGCGCGTCAGCACCCGCATCTCCATCCCGGGTCGCTTCGTGGTGCTGATCCCGGACGAGAACATCGTCGGGGTCTCCAAGAAGATCGTGGATGAGGTGGAAAAGCGGCGGCTGCGGCGTCTGGCCAAAGCCCTAAAGCCGGAAGACTGCGGGATCATCATCCGAACGGTGGCGGCGGGAAAGCCAGAACCGGTGCTGCGCGCCGACCTGGAGAATCTGCTCCAGATGTGGGACCGAATCCAGAAGCGAGCGCAGAAGGAGAAGGCGCCCTGTCTCCTCTACAAGGACGTGGGGATGACCTCCAGCGTGGTGCGCGATCTCTTCACCCCCGACGTCACCCGTCTTGTTGTGGATTCCAAGAAGCTCGCTAAGGACATTACGAGCTACGCGAAGGAGGTGGCGCCGGAGCTTACAGACCGCATCGAGCTCTACCAGGGCAAGACGCCGATTTTCGACGCGTACGACGTGGAGCGGCAACTGGATCGAGCCCTCTCGCGCAAAGTCTGGCTGAAGAGCGGCGGGTACCTCATTATCGACCAGACGGAGGCTCTGGTAGCCATCGACGTGAACAGCGGCAAATTCCTGAGCCGGGCCGATCAGGAGCAGACCAACCTCAAGATCAACTTGGAGGCGGCGCGAGAGATCGCCCGCCAACTGCGTTTGCGCGACCTGGGCGGCCTGATCATCATCGATTTCATCGATATGCGGGAGCAGGCCAATCGCCGCAGGGTATTTGAGGAACTGAAGCGGGAACTGAGCCGGGATCGTGCCCAGTACAACATCCTGCCGATGAGCAAGTTCGGGATCGTAGAGCTCACGCGGGAGCGGGTCCGGCCGAGTCTGGTGTTCGCCCTGAGCGAGCCTTGTCCGGTGTGCGGCGGCAGCGGTCGCTTGGTTTCGAAGACAACTCTGGTCACGAAGATCGAGCGCTGGATCAAAGCCTTCCGTGCGGAATCCAAGGAGAGAAGCGTGGAGCTTCATGTCCATCCGGAGATGGCCAAGTATCTGACCAGCGGCCTCCGGAGCCGTATCCGCAGGATGATGTGGAAATTCCTGATGAAGATCGACGTAGTCGAGGACGAGAGCCTCGCCCTGGACGAGTTCCGCTTCATCTCGAAGAAGACGGGGGAGGATATCACGGTGGCTTACGAGTAG